CAGGAACCACAATCAAGGTTAGGAATAAAGAAGAAATCAAACCTCCAATAATTACCCATGCCAATCCGTTTTTCCATTCAGCTCCAGCTCCTTTTGCTAATGCAATTGGGAACATACCAAATACCATCGCGATTGTTGTCATCAAGATCGGACGTAAACGAGCGTGGTTTGCCTGAATTAATGCCGTTCTGATAGATTCTCCGGCTGCTCTTCTTTGATTGGTATAATCGACAAGCATGATCGCATTCTTACACACCAGACCAATCAACATGATGATACCTAAAATGGTAAAGATATTCAATGAGTTGTTTGTTAATGCCAATGCTAACATCGCACCGATAAACGAAAGCGGAATTGCGAACAATACTACGAATGGATGCGCGAAACTGTCATACAAACTCACCATTACAAGATAAACCAGGATAATAGCAGCTAATAATGCGATTCCTAAAGTACCAAAACCTTCAGATTGGTTCTCTTGGTCACCACCCCAGATGTAATTTACTCCGGTTGGTTTTTTCAGTTTATCCAATTTCGCCTGCCATTGCTGAACAATTGTTCCTGACGGCACCCCAACGTTTTGTCCTTTTACAGTTACGGACGCAGATTTATCTCTACGCTCTAACTGGCTAGGTCCTGAACCTTCTGTAATATCAGCAAATTGAGACAGCTTAATTTGTTGTCCTGCCGAGTTTATGAAAATCAAATTACTAACGTCAGTAATACTTTTTCTGTCAAAAGCATTGTATCTAATGTTGATATCATATTCATATTCTCCAGCTCTGTATTTACCGTCTGTATTTCCACTAAAAGCAGTTTGCATAGTTAAACCAACTGTTTGAAGTGTTAATCCTAAAGCAGCCATTTTATCACGATCTACTTTTACGTTGATTTCAGGGTTTCCGTCTTCAACTGTTAATTTAATCTCTGTTGTTCCGGGAATTGTACGTAATTCAGCTTCAGCCAATTTAGCAAATGCCATTGCAGCTTCTGTTGAAGGACCTGTTACAATTAATCCTAAAGTTGCATCTTCGGCAGTACCCAAGATACCAACCGGAACTGTTTTAACTTTTGCTCCAACTAATACTTTTTCTAACTTACGTTTGATTTTTGCTGCATAAACATTTGCATCATCTGTACGATCTTTTTGTTCGATCATTTTTACGTCGATCTCTGCTTTGTATGCTGTAGCTTGCGATGCTCCAAAACCTTCAGAAGTTTGCCCTACAGTTGTAATTTGACTGTGAACATATTCTTGAGCTTTTAAGAAAGCCTCAGCTTTTTGAGTCATGAAGTTCGTTTGTTCTAACGAAGCATCTTTTGGCATTTCGATCTGAACTAAAAACTCTCCACTATCAGATGAAGCAAAGAACTCTCCTCCAATGAAACCTCCACCCATTAATCCAACAGTTGAAGCAAAGAACAATACAATTACAACAATAAAAGTTTTAACATAATGATCTAAACACCAAGTCAATAAATGAGAAACCCAATCCGTGAAACGTGTTAAGTAGTTTTCAAAACCAAGAATGATTCTTCCAAATAAATTCTTTCCTTCAATATGCTCTAATTTCCCGAAACGAGAAGATAACCATGGAATAATAGTAAACGAAGCCAAAAGTGATAACATCGTTGAGATAATTACCGTAACACAAAACTGCGTAATAATATTAGATACCAATCCTGAACTCATCGCGATTGGCAAGAATACCACCACAATTACCAATGTAATAGAGGTTACTGTTCCTCCAATTTCAGCTGTTCCGTCATAAGATGCACGAATTCGGCTCTTACCCATTTCCATGTGCCTGTAAATATTCTCCAATACCACAATTGCATCATCCACAAGGATACCAACAACAAGAGATAATCCTAATAAACTCATTAAGTTTAATGTATACCCCATTAAATAAATTCCGATGAAAGTTGCAATCAACGATGCAGGAATAGATACCATTACGATCAACGAGTTTCTAATACTGTGCAAGAAGAACAACATTACAAATGCAACCAGAATTACCGCAATCAATAAATCGTGAACAACAGAATCTGCCGCTTCAAGAGTAAAGATTGTACTATCTTTTGCAACTTCAAGTTTTAACTGATTTGCTTTATAATCATTTTCAAGAACTGCAATTGTTTTTAATAAG
The sequence above is drawn from the Flavobacterium sp. N2038 genome and encodes:
- a CDS encoding efflux RND transporter permease subunit; the protein is MKLAEISIKRPSLVIVLFTILTLGGLFSYSQLGYELIPKFEQNVITISTVYPGASPSEVENTVTKKIEDAIASLENVKKIDSKSYESLSIVSITLTSNAKVDFSLNDAQRKINAIISDLPDDADPPSLTKFSLSDLPIMTLGANGKMDEAEFYDLIDKKIAPILSRVQGVAQVNIIGGSEREIQVNLDAVKMQGYGLSIPQVQQNILTSNLDFPTGNIQTRNQKILIRLAGKYKSVEELRNLVVSSQNGIQVRLSDIADVQDTQKIAEKISRVDQKSAIVLQIVKQSDANAVAVSEHLLKTIAVLENDYKANQLKLEVAKDSTIFTLEAADSVVHDLLIAVILVAFVMLFFLHSIRNSLIVMVSIPASLIATFIGIYLMGYTLNLMSLLGLSLVVGILVDDAIVVLENIYRHMEMGKSRIRASYDGTAEIGGTVTSITLVIVVVFLPIAMSSGLVSNIITQFCVTVIISTMLSLLASFTIIPWLSSRFGKLEHIEGKNLFGRIILGFENYLTRFTDWVSHLLTWCLDHYVKTFIVVIVLFFASTVGLMGGGFIGGEFFASSDSGEFLVQIEMPKDASLEQTNFMTQKAEAFLKAQEYVHSQITTVGQTSEGFGASQATAYKAEIDVKMIEQKDRTDDANVYAAKIKRKLEKVLVGAKVKTVPVGILGTAEDATLGLIVTGPSTEAAMAFAKLAEAELRTIPGTTEIKLTVEDGNPEINVKVDRDKMAALGLTLQTVGLTMQTAFSGNTDGKYRAGEYEYDINIRYNAFDRKSITDVSNLIFINSAGQQIKLSQFADITEGSGPSQLERRDKSASVTVKGQNVGVPSGTIVQQWQAKLDKLKKPTGVNYIWGGDQENQSEGFGTLGIALLAAIILVYLVMVSLYDSFAHPFVVLFAIPLSFIGAMLALALTNNSLNIFTILGIIMLIGLVCKNAIMLVDYTNQRRAAGESIRTALIQANHARLRPILMTTIAMVFGMFPIALAKGAGAEWKNGLAWVIIGGLISSLFLTLIVVPVIYNIMEKLIQKFSKGEKIDYEAEMHADYVHTELSEDGFNPKHTH